GCTCGTAATAAAGGAGTTAATATTGCACAGGGCGATTATATTTTTTTCTTGGATGATGATGATGAGTTTTTACCGATGAAAGTCCAAACACAAATCTTGTTTTTAGAAATTAATAATCATCTTGACGGCTGTTTGGCCGCTTTTAAAAGGATTGATGGCACTACTAGGCAAGAAATTATCGCAACTTCTAATTTTCCAAATATTGGTGATTACAAAAATTTTGTAATACATGGTAATTTTTTCACGCCAATGCTTTGCATACGCAAAGATGCTTTGATAAGAATTGGAGGATTTGATATCATAGATCGATTTCAAGATCGGTTTTTGATGTTGAAAGCGCTTAAAAATGATTTGTCTTTTGCGATAATTGATGTGCCTTTACATATTATGTATGAGCATAACGATTTTAGAATCACAGGTACAAATAGTAAAAAATCCATTATGGCCTTAGATATAATACAAAAAAATATTATTGCAAATAAAGCCGTATTTACTCAGGAAGAGTGGAAACAATATTTGATCAAAGATAATCGCATGCGTGCCGTGATTTATTATAATGCGCCATTATACCATGAAAGATTGAAGGCCATCCCATTATTTTACAAGTCTTTTAGATTAAGTAAAGACACAAAAGATATCAAAATGCTTTTAAAATCTCTTGTTAAATTTAATAGGTTATGAAACTCCTCTACATCACGAACGGCATTAATGGTTCTGGCGGCCTCGAAAGGGTGCTGTCTATTAAAGCATCTTATTTTGCCGAGCAAATGAAT
This genomic stretch from Chryseobacterium sp. POL2 harbors:
- a CDS encoding glycosyltransferase family 2 protein; the encoded protein is MTGSIIITTYNRPKFLKRAIDSCLQQDTDFAYEIIVVDDNGLGTPQQLETQQLVESYEILRYLPLEVNSGACMARNKGVNIAQGDYIFFLDDDDEFLPMKVQTQILFLEINNHLDGCLAAFKRIDGTTRQEIIATSNFPNIGDYKNFVIHGNFFTPMLCIRKDALIRIGGFDIIDRFQDRFLMLKALKNDLSFAIIDVPLHIMYEHNDFRITGTNSKKSIMALDIIQKNIIANKAVFTQEEWKQYLIKDNRMRAVIYYNAPLYHERLKAIPLFYKSFRLSKDTKDIKMLLKSLVKFNRL